The Branchiostoma lanceolatum isolate klBraLanc5 chromosome 10, klBraLanc5.hap2, whole genome shotgun sequence genome has a window encoding:
- the LOC136443526 gene encoding coatomer subunit beta'-like isoform X3 has product MPLRLDIKRKLSARSDRVKCVDLHPTEPWMLAALYNGNVHVWNVESQQLIKSFECCDLPVRASKFVPRKNWVVAGCDDMQVRVFNYNTLERVHIFEAHSDYVRSIAVHPTQPYLLTSSDDMLIKCWDWDKKWACIQVFEGHTHYVMQIVINPKDNNQFASASLDRTVKVWQLGSSAPNFTLEGHEKGVNCIDYYHGGDKPYLVSGADDRLVKIWDYQNKTCVQTLEGHAQNISSVSFHPDLPIIITGSEDGTVRIWHASTYRLESTLNYGLERVWAIANMRGTNNVALGYDEGSILIKLGREEPAMSMDANGKIIWAKHSEVQQANLKAIGDTEIKDGERLPLAIKDMGSCEVYPQTIQHNPNGRFVVVCGDGEYIIYTAMALRNKSFGSAQEFVWAQDSNEYAVRENSTSVKLFKNFKEKKSFKPDFGAEGIFGGFLLGVKSANGLAFYDWENTDLVRRIEITPRHIFWSENGELVCITTDESFFILSYSAERVSNAMATNEGVTEDGVEDAFDVINEIQEVVRTGLWVGDCFIYTNSVNRLNYYVGGEIVTISHLDRTMYLLGYIPKDNRLYLGDKELSVVSYSLLLSVLEYQTAVMRRDFDTADKVLPTIPKEQRTRVAHFLEKQGFKPQALVVTCDPEHKFELALQLGELNTAYELAQEAQHEQKWKQLAELATSKCQFSLAQECLHHAQDFGGLLLLATSSGNAGMVDKLAKSAETAGKNNVAFMSYLLQGKLEDCLELLIKTDRLPEAAFLARTYLPSQVSRVVQLWKEGLAKTNPKAADSLADPTQYENLFPGLREAFDTEVYVKARRQELKPAAAYPTIPMNFERNLSEEVQQAKESGTFGQTTFHEDSFVPKPPTPEVQPQMTLAGGDLDLDPFLEPPAPSSDDLSWDHYEEELIEDAAGSADIEQTTEKEPEPEIPQQQTEVAAPEVSAPEVVTPEVVDPKPPTSAPQPASGDAPPAEAAPPTQQDSKGSAPTNPSRKDSLDLDLDLDNLELDENIDTSDINLDDDLLKDD; this is encoded by the exons ATG CCTCTGCGACTTGACATAAAG CGTAAGTTGTCGGCGCGGTCGGACCGTGTGAAGTGCGTGGACCTGCACCCGACGGAGCCATGGATGCTCGCCGCGCTGTACAACGGCAACGTGCACGTCTGGAACGTCGAGTCACAG CAACTGATCAAGTCGTTTGAGTGCTGTGACCTGCCCGTTCGAGCCTCCAAGTTTGTTCCCAGGAAGAACTGGGTCGTGGCTGGATGT GATGACATGCAGGTTCGAGTGTTTAACTACAACACCCTGGAGAGGGTGCACATCTTCGAGGCCCACTCTGACTACGTCCGCTCCATCGCTGTCCACCCCACACAGCCGTACCTGCTCACCAGCAGTG ACGACATGCTGATAAAGTGCTGGGACTGGGATAAGAAGTGGGCGTGTATCCAGGTGTTCGAGGGCCACACCCACTACGTCATGCAGATCGTCATCAACCCCAAGGACAACAACCAGTTCGCCAGCGCATCGCTTGACAGAACTGTTAAG GTGTGGCAGCTTGGTTCCTCTGCCCCCAACTTCACCCTGGAAGGGCATGAGAAGGGAGTGAACTGCATCGACTACTACCACGGCGGGGACAAGCCTTATCTGGTGTCGGGCGCTGACGACAGACTTGTCAAGATATGGGACTACCAG AACAAGACGTGCGTACAGACTCTGGAGGGTCACGCCCAGAACATCTCATCCGTCAGCTTCCACCCCGACCTGCCCATTATTATCACAGGGTCCGAGGACG GAACTGTGCGTATCTGGCATGCGAGCACGTACCGCCTGGAGAGCACACTGAACTACGGACTGGAGCGGGTCTGGGCGATCGCCAACATGCGCGGAACCAACAACGTCGCACTGGGGTACGACGAAGGCAGCATTCTCATCAAG CTGGGTCGTGAGGAGCCTGCGATGTCCATGGACGCCAACGGGAAAATcatctgggccaaacactcCGAGGTGCAGCAAGCCAACCTCAAGGCCATCGGGG ATACTGAGATCAAGGACGGAGAGCGGCTGCCACTAGCCATCAAGGACATGGGAAGCTGTGAAGTGTATCCACAAACTATACAACACAACCCTAATGGCAG gtttgttgttgtttgtggtgACGGAGAGTACATCATCTACACAGCCATGGCCCTGAGGAACAAAAGCTTCGGTTCTGCACAGGAGTTTGTCTGGGCTCAAGACTCAAATGA ATATGCTGTTCGGGAGAACTCCACCTCTGTTAAACTCTTCAAAAACTTTAAGGAAAAGAAGTCCTTCAAGCCTGACTTTGGAGCAGAGG GTATATTTGGGGGATTCCTGctgggggtgaagtctgctaacGGACTGGCCTTCTACGACTGGGAAAACACCGACCTGGTCCGCAGGATCGAAATTACTCCCAGACAT ATCTTCTGGTCGGAGAATGGCGAGCTGGTGTGCATCACGACAGACGAGTCGTTCTTCATCCTGAGTTACTCAGCAGAGAGAGTCTCCaacgccatggcaaccaacGAGGGCGTCACAGAGGACGGCGTGGAGGACGCTTTTGAC GTGATTAATGAGATCCAGGAGGTTGTGCGGACGGGCCTCTGGGTCGGAGACTGTTTCATCTACACCAACTCTGTCAACAGACTCAACTACTACGTGGGAGGGGAGATCGTCACCATCTCGCACTTAGACAG GACGATGTACCTGCTCGGCTACATTCCCAAGGATAACCGGCTGTACCTAGGGGACAAGGAGCTGTCCGTGGTCAGCTACTCCCTGCTGCTGTCCGTGCTGGAGTACCAGACAGCCGTGATGAGGCGAGACTTCGACACAGCCGACAAGGTGCTGCCCACCATCCCCAAGGAGCAGCGCACACGCGTCGCACACTTCTTAGAGAAACAG gggttcaagccccaggccTTGGTGGTGACCTGTGACCCGGAGCACAAATTTGAGCTGGCTCTGCAGCTAGGAGAGCTCAACACAGCGTACGAACTGGCACAGGAGGCTCAG CATGAACAGAAGTGGAAGCAGCTGGCAGAGCTGGCCACCTCCAAGTGCCAGTTCTCTCTGGCTCAGGAGTGTCTTCACCACGCGCAGGATTTTGGCGGGCTGTTGCTCCTAGCAACGTCATCCGGCAACGCTGGCATGGTCGACAAGCTGGCGAAGAGCGCTGAGACCGCGGGAAAGAACAACGTAGCCTTCATGTCATACCTGCTGCAGGGAAA ACTTGAAGACTGCCTGGAGCTTCTAATTAAGACAGACCGTCTACCCGAGGCAGCTTTCCTCGCTCGCACCTACCTGCCTAGTCAGGTCTCAAG AGTTGTACAGTTGTGGAAGGAAGGCCTGGCCAAGACCAACCCCAAGGCAGCCGACTCGCTAGCGGACCCCACTCAGTACGAGAACCTGTTCCCTGGTCTGAGGGAGGCGTTCGACACGGAGGTGTACGTCAAGGCACGGAGACAAGAACTCAAACCTGCCGCAGCTTACCCTACCATTCCT ATGAACTTTGAGAGAAATCTATCAGAAGAAGTCCAGCAGGCCAAGGAGTCCGGAACGTTTGGACAGACA ACTTTCCACGAGGACAGTTTTGTCCCAAAGCCGCCCACACCGGAAGTCCAGCCCCAAATGACCTTGGCTGGaggtgaccttgaccttgaccccTTCCTGGAGCCCCCCGCCCCCAGCAGCGATGACCTCTCCTGGGATCATTACGAGGAAGAG CTGATCGAAGATGCCGCGGGATCGGCCGATATCGAACAGACCACAGAAAAAGAGCCCGAACCAGAAATCCCACAGCAGCAAACTGAGGTCGCTgcccccgaggtcagtgccccCGAAGTCGTTACCCCCGAGGTCGTTGACCCCAAACCGCCGACCTCCGCCCCACAG CCTGCCAGTGGAGATGCACCCCCTGCAGAAGCAGCGCCCCCTACGCAGCAGGATTCAAAG